A portion of the Actomonas aquatica genome contains these proteins:
- a CDS encoding alpha-ketoacid dehydrogenase subunit beta, whose product MTPPREISYAAAIREAFATCLARDPSVVLMGLGVSDPKGFFGTTINLHLEFGEDRVMDMPCAEAGMTGVALGAAVNGMRPVINHQRLDFALLSMDQLCTQAAKWRYMFGGKERVPLVMRAIIGRGWGQGPQHSQSLQSWFAHIPGLKVVMPATPHDAKGMLIAAIEDDDPVVFLEHRWLHHLTGPVPEGHYTVPLGPTRTARSGDKVTIAAMSYMVIEALEAADRLAAEGIEAEVIDVRCLRPLDRESLIQSIWRTGRLVVADGAWASAGMSAELIASISESAFGALKAAPKRVCLPDCPTPTSPSLAADYYPRAGHIAAAVREVLDLPPNDADLLVPAGVELDKPNPAFTGPF is encoded by the coding sequence ATGACTCCGCCGCGCGAAATCTCCTACGCCGCCGCCATCCGCGAAGCCTTCGCCACCTGCCTGGCGCGCGATCCGTCGGTCGTCCTCATGGGGCTCGGCGTGTCCGATCCCAAGGGCTTCTTTGGCACCACCATCAACCTGCACCTCGAGTTTGGTGAGGACCGCGTGATGGACATGCCCTGTGCCGAAGCCGGCATGACCGGCGTCGCGCTCGGCGCGGCCGTCAACGGCATGCGCCCAGTCATCAATCACCAACGTCTCGACTTTGCGCTGCTCTCGATGGACCAGCTCTGCACCCAGGCCGCCAAGTGGCGCTACATGTTTGGGGGCAAGGAGCGCGTGCCGCTCGTCATGCGCGCCATCATCGGCCGCGGCTGGGGCCAGGGCCCGCAGCACTCGCAGTCGTTGCAATCCTGGTTCGCCCACATTCCCGGCCTCAAGGTCGTCATGCCCGCCACTCCGCACGATGCGAAGGGCATGCTCATCGCCGCCATTGAGGACGACGATCCGGTCGTCTTCCTCGAACACCGCTGGCTCCACCATCTCACCGGTCCGGTGCCCGAGGGCCACTACACCGTGCCGCTCGGTCCCACCCGCACCGCTCGCTCCGGCGACAAGGTCACCATCGCCGCCATGTCCTACATGGTGATCGAAGCCCTCGAAGCCGCCGACCGCCTCGCTGCCGAAGGCATCGAAGCCGAGGTGATCGACGTGCGCTGCCTGCGTCCGCTCGACCGCGAGAGCCTCATCCAATCCATCTGGCGCACCGGCCGACTCGTCGTCGCCGACGGTGCCTGGGCGTCCGCCGGCATGAGCGCCGAACTCATCGCGTCCATCAGCGAGTCCGCCTTCGGTGCGCTCAAGGCCGCGCCGAAACGCGTGTGCCTGCCCGACTGCCCGACGCCCACCAGCCCCTCGCTCGCCGCCGATTATTATCCGCGCGCCGGCCACATCGCCGCCGCCGTGCGTGAGGTGCTCGACCTGCCGCCCAACGACGCCGACCTCCTCGTGCCCGCCGGCGTCGAACTCGACAAACCCAACCCCGCCTTCACCGGCCCCTTCTAA
- a CDS encoding thiamine pyrophosphate-dependent dehydrogenase E1 component subunit alpha yields the protein MPRHLASASAAAALATATATSTAMTPMTPSIPSAQLELATSLLRSMERIRLVEEAIADRYSRQQMRCPVHLSIGQEAAAAGVCAALRADDLAMSGHRSHAHYLAKGGNLDAMIAEMHGRATGCCGGRGGSMHLIDRAAGFLGAVPIVGSTIPIATGLAFADKQRGIQRVTVAFLGDAATEEGVFHESLNFAQLHRLPIIYACENNLYSVYSPMRVRQPDTRAIHQIAAGHGLRTLHGDGNDALAVHALASDAAASARAGEGPVFLELATYRWREHCGPGWDNHIGYRTEEEYLAWRALDPIARLQKRLTDAHAFDATAYATEIKAIQVEIDRAFAAAEAAPFPANASMADHVYAAA from the coding sequence GTGCCCCGCCACCTCGCCTCAGCCTCAGCCGCAGCCGCACTCGCCACCGCCACCGCCACGTCCACTGCCATGACGCCGATGACCCCCAGCATCCCGTCGGCCCAACTTGAGTTGGCCACCTCGCTGCTTCGTTCCATGGAGCGCATTCGCCTCGTTGAGGAAGCGATCGCCGATCGCTACTCCCGCCAACAGATGCGCTGCCCGGTGCACCTGTCCATCGGCCAGGAAGCTGCCGCCGCCGGCGTGTGCGCCGCGCTGCGCGCCGACGACCTCGCCATGAGCGGCCACCGCTCGCACGCGCACTACCTCGCCAAGGGCGGCAACCTCGACGCCATGATCGCCGAGATGCACGGCCGCGCCACCGGCTGCTGCGGCGGCCGCGGCGGTTCCATGCACCTCATCGATCGCGCCGCCGGTTTCCTCGGCGCCGTGCCCATCGTGGGCAGCACCATCCCGATCGCCACCGGTCTCGCCTTTGCCGACAAGCAACGCGGCATCCAGCGAGTGACCGTCGCCTTCCTCGGCGACGCCGCGACGGAAGAGGGCGTCTTTCACGAGAGCCTCAACTTCGCGCAGCTCCATCGCCTGCCCATCATCTACGCCTGCGAGAACAACCTCTACTCGGTCTATTCGCCCATGCGTGTCCGCCAACCGGATACACGCGCCATTCACCAGATCGCCGCCGGCCACGGCCTGCGCACGCTCCATGGTGACGGCAACGACGCCCTCGCCGTGCACGCCCTCGCCAGCGATGCCGCCGCCTCCGCGCGGGCAGGGGAGGGACCCGTCTTCCTCGAACTCGCCACCTACCGCTGGCGCGAGCACTGCGGCCCGGGTTGGGACAACCACATCGGTTACCGCACCGAAGAGGAATACCTCGCTTGGCGCGCCCTCGATCCCATCGCCCGCCTGCAAAAGCGCCTCACCGACGCGCACGCTTTCGACGCCACCGCCTACGCCACCGAGATCAAGGCCATCCAGGTTGAGATCGATCGGGCCTTTGCCGCCGCCGAAGCCGCGCCGTTCCCGGCCAACGCGTCCATGGCCGATCACGTTTACGCCGCCGCCTAA
- a CDS encoding class I SAM-dependent methyltransferase yields MSDTATLPPPVRIGREINLLDRLPQTKRNLKARAEEKTAEDRAIAKRFDFDFFDGERRHGYGGYRYDGRWLPVAERLVEFYNLPADARILDVGAAKGFLMHDFKQVLPHCTVRGIDVSTYAKLNAHGGMGEFIDIGSGEQLPYADDSFDFVVSINSIHNLAPAACGRALAEIERVSRGASYITVDAWHTEEEHQRLLSWILTAESYFHVDDWKKLFEQVGYTGDFFWFIP; encoded by the coding sequence ATGAGTGACACCGCCACCCTTCCTCCGCCTGTGCGGATCGGCCGTGAGATTAACCTGCTCGACCGTCTCCCTCAGACCAAACGCAACCTGAAGGCCCGCGCCGAAGAAAAGACCGCCGAGGACCGCGCCATCGCGAAGCGCTTCGACTTCGATTTCTTCGACGGCGAGCGTCGCCACGGCTACGGTGGTTACCGCTACGACGGCCGTTGGCTGCCGGTGGCTGAGCGTTTGGTGGAGTTCTACAACCTCCCCGCCGATGCGCGCATCCTCGATGTCGGCGCCGCCAAGGGCTTTCTCATGCACGACTTCAAGCAGGTGCTGCCCCACTGCACCGTGCGCGGCATCGACGTCTCCACCTACGCCAAGCTCAACGCTCACGGCGGCATGGGTGAGTTCATCGACATCGGCTCCGGCGAGCAACTGCCCTACGCCGACGACAGCTTCGACTTCGTTGTATCCATAAACTCGATTCACAACCTCGCCCCCGCCGCCTGCGGTCGCGCCCTGGCCGAGATCGAGCGCGTGAGCCGCGGCGCGTCCTACATCACCGTCGATGCCTGGCACACCGAGGAAGAGCACCAGCGCCTCCTCTCCTGGATCCTCACCGCCGAGTCCTACTTCCACGTCGACGACTGGAAGAAGCTCTTCGAGCAGGTCGGCTACACCGGCGACTTCTTCTGGTTCATCCCCTGA
- the fliD gene encoding flagellar filament capping protein FliD, protein MAGLQLAGLASGFDWKSLVDSLMSLERVPIQRLETEQVTNIRRNNALTELGTRLKALKTANNALNDSDLFNARSASSSTSDSTWDPAVIAGATTGTHTFNVTRLATAASQRGAADVADGIAASTDVSGVTLAAMPTATAVSAGTFTVNGAQVTIATTDSLQDVFDAISTATGGDVTAAYDNVTDTITLSSASEIVLGAANDTSNFLTVAKLANNGTGTVTSSNGLGTVDTDAALVDARLKSAITAVDGSGNGSFSLNGVAIDYNVNDDSITDIIARINASDAGVTAAYDSAADRMTLTNDRTGDIGLGLSESAGGLLGALGLTAAAGGSLQRGVNAEFTIDGGSTITSTSNTLTADVHGVTGLDLTVDSTGSQDISVKANTTEMKNAINEFITRFNAVQSYIDDATRITTSSSGVSTSTLSSNREIQDWARQLRGYAFSEISGVSGSITRLEKLGIDFTSSTSSLSISDASKLDDALNNNAEDVAAFFTTADTGFFARFDTLLDNYVGDDGNGGYLEDQQTALTDANKSIDQQIEDAERRLEQRRAVLEAGFIAMEQAQQQLQTMAQQISSIPSIAPTTSSKS, encoded by the coding sequence ATGGCCGGACTTCAACTTGCAGGACTCGCTTCGGGCTTCGACTGGAAATCTCTCGTCGACAGCCTCATGTCGCTCGAACGCGTGCCCATCCAACGCCTCGAGACGGAACAGGTGACCAACATCCGCCGCAACAACGCGCTCACCGAACTCGGCACCCGCCTCAAGGCTCTCAAGACCGCGAACAACGCGCTCAACGACAGCGACCTCTTCAACGCCCGCAGCGCCTCCTCCTCCACCAGCGACTCCACCTGGGACCCCGCCGTCATCGCGGGCGCGACCACGGGCACGCACACCTTTAATGTCACCCGCCTCGCCACCGCCGCCTCCCAGCGCGGCGCCGCCGATGTCGCCGACGGCATCGCCGCCAGCACGGATGTTTCTGGCGTGACCCTCGCCGCCATGCCCACCGCCACCGCGGTGAGCGCCGGCACCTTCACCGTCAACGGCGCGCAGGTGACCATCGCGACCACCGACTCCCTGCAGGATGTCTTCGACGCCATCTCCACCGCCACCGGCGGCGACGTCACCGCGGCCTACGACAACGTCACCGATACCATCACCCTCTCCAGCGCCTCGGAGATCGTGCTCGGCGCCGCCAACGACACCTCCAACTTCCTGACCGTCGCCAAGCTCGCCAACAACGGCACCGGCACCGTCACCTCCAGCAACGGCCTCGGCACCGTCGACACCGACGCCGCCCTCGTCGACGCCCGCCTCAAATCCGCCATCACCGCGGTCGACGGCTCGGGCAACGGTTCCTTTTCCCTCAACGGCGTCGCCATCGACTACAACGTCAACGACGACTCCATCACCGACATCATCGCCCGCATCAACGCGTCCGACGCCGGCGTCACCGCCGCCTACGACTCCGCCGCCGACCGCATGACCCTCACCAATGATCGCACCGGCGACATCGGCCTCGGTCTCAGCGAATCCGCCGGCGGTCTGCTCGGCGCCCTCGGCCTCACCGCCGCCGCCGGCGGCAGCCTGCAACGCGGCGTGAACGCCGAGTTCACCATCGATGGTGGCAGCACCATCACCAGCACCAGCAACACGCTGACCGCCGACGTGCACGGCGTCACCGGTCTCGACCTCACCGTCGACAGCACCGGCAGCCAGGACATCAGCGTGAAGGCGAACACCACCGAGATGAAGAACGCCATCAACGAGTTCATCACCCGGTTTAACGCCGTCCAAAGCTACATCGATGACGCCACCCGCATCACCACCAGCTCCAGCGGCGTCTCCACCTCCACCCTCTCCTCCAACCGCGAGATCCAAGACTGGGCCCGCCAACTGCGCGGCTACGCCTTCTCCGAGATCTCCGGCGTCAGTGGGTCCATCACCCGCCTCGAGAAGCTCGGCATCGATTTTACTTCCAGCACCTCCTCGCTCTCCATCAGTGACGCGTCCAAACTCGACGACGCGCTCAACAACAACGCCGAGGACGTTGCCGCCTTTTTCACCACCGCCGACACCGGCTTCTTCGCCCGCTTCGACACCCTGCTCGACAATTACGTCGGCGACGACGGCAACGGCGGTTACCTCGAAGACCAACAGACCGCGCTCACCGACGCCAACAAGTCCATCGATCAACAAATCGAGGATGCCGAGCGCCGTCTTGAGCAACGCCGCGCCGTCCTCGAGGCTGGCTTCATCGCGATGGAACAAGCCCAGCAACAGCTCCAAACCATGGCGCAGCAAATCTCGTCCATCCCGAGCATCGCCCCCACGACCTCCTCGAAAAGCTAA
- the fliS gene encoding flagellar export chaperone FliS → MMPAAYARQYQNQAVLSASPGQLVLMLYDGTLRFLRQAIDGFSPQHDEIQSIAVVHTALGKAGAILAELQSNLDHAAGGEYAANLDRLYDYYQRRLHEANIKKDVEAIQEVLRLVTELRDGWAEMLRQQETPAVQVA, encoded by the coding sequence ATGATGCCCGCCGCCTACGCTCGTCAGTATCAGAACCAAGCTGTGCTCAGCGCCTCGCCCGGCCAGCTTGTCCTCATGCTCTACGATGGGACCCTGCGCTTCCTGCGCCAGGCCATCGACGGCTTCTCGCCGCAGCATGACGAGATCCAAAGCATCGCGGTCGTCCATACCGCGCTCGGCAAAGCCGGCGCCATCCTCGCGGAACTCCAATCCAATCTCGATCACGCCGCCGGCGGTGAATACGCCGCCAACCTTGATCGACTTTACGACTACTACCAACGCCGTCTGCACGAGGCCAACATCAAGAAAGATGTGGAAGCCATCCAGGAAGTGCTCCGTCTCGTGACCGAGCTCCGCGATGGTTGGGCCGAGATGCTCCGCCAGCAGGAAACGCCCGCGGTGCAAGTCGCCTAA
- a CDS encoding flagellin, translating into MSVVINTNSAASIASNNLAASNNMLQKSLNRLSSGSKIVSPADDAGGLAVSMKLTAAARRSGAASINISNTVSFLQTQDGVLKVAGKVLERMGELKTLYTDPTKNASDLANYDKEFTALQSQLTALTTEKFNSNSVFGTTALSVAVSEDGTNTTTIAARDLSSTATGVGVLVASSVTDLGDVTLSDLTTALQNVSTFRAENGAEQSRLGFAQELLTVNKANLEAASSRIVDVDVAEESTQLARWNTLVQAGTAMLSQANQSAQTALRLLQS; encoded by the coding sequence ATGTCAGTCGTCATTAACACCAACTCCGCGGCTTCGATTGCGTCCAACAATCTCGCCGCTTCGAACAACATGCTGCAAAAGAGCCTCAACCGGCTCTCTAGTGGTTCCAAGATCGTCTCTCCGGCCGATGATGCTGGTGGCCTCGCTGTGTCCATGAAACTCACAGCCGCTGCCCGCCGCTCCGGTGCTGCGTCGATCAACATCAGCAATACCGTCTCGTTCCTGCAAACGCAGGACGGCGTGCTCAAGGTTGCCGGTAAGGTCCTCGAGCGTATGGGCGAACTTAAAACGCTCTACACCGACCCGACCAAGAACGCCTCCGATTTGGCCAACTACGACAAGGAGTTCACCGCTCTGCAGTCGCAGCTCACGGCTCTCACCACGGAGAAATTCAACAGCAACAGTGTCTTCGGCACCACGGCTCTGTCCGTCGCTGTTTCCGAAGATGGCACCAACACCACCACGATCGCGGCCCGCGACCTGTCCAGCACTGCGACGGGTGTCGGCGTCCTCGTCGCCTCCTCGGTGACCGATCTGGGTGATGTGACCTTGTCCGATCTCACGACGGCCCTGCAAAACGTGTCGACCTTCCGCGCTGAGAATGGTGCGGAGCAAAGCCGACTCGGATTTGCGCAGGAATTGCTGACCGTCAACAAGGCCAACCTTGAGGCCGCCTCCTCCCGCATCGTCGACGTGGACGTCGCGGAAGAGTCGACCCAATTGGCACGATGGAACACCCTCGTCCAGGCGGGCACCGCCATGCTGTCTCAGGCCAATCAGAGCGCGCAAACCGCCCTCCGATTGCTCCAGAGCTAA
- a CDS encoding DUF799 domain-containing protein → MTRPRQSPLRAALGYSAAAFALLASTGCESVSDRLAVDPLTPSYKPTNVAGPDYLPIEVRRVAVLPVWSGQPLDERSLTNIEQAFNVALTRAARFEVVPVSRDNLRAWVKHSSLGSTEALPANLFTQLHERLGADAVLFVDVTSYSPYPPLSVGLRTRLIQLDNGALLWATDELFDAARAATAAGARRHHLQGGPAPADLSPTVLQSPARFVAYAADTLVGTIPAR, encoded by the coding sequence ATGACCCGCCCCCGCCAGTCGCCGCTTCGCGCGGCCCTCGGTTATTCCGCCGCCGCCTTCGCCCTGCTCGCGAGCACCGGCTGCGAATCCGTTTCCGACCGCCTCGCCGTCGATCCACTCACGCCGTCCTACAAACCGACCAACGTCGCCGGCCCCGATTACCTGCCCATCGAGGTGCGCCGCGTCGCCGTCCTGCCCGTCTGGTCCGGCCAGCCGCTCGACGAACGCTCGCTCACCAACATCGAGCAAGCCTTCAACGTCGCCCTCACCCGCGCCGCCCGCTTCGAGGTCGTGCCCGTTTCGCGCGACAACCTGCGCGCCTGGGTGAAACACAGCAGCCTCGGCTCCACCGAAGCCCTGCCCGCCAACCTCTTCACCCAACTCCACGAACGCCTCGGCGCCGACGCCGTGCTCTTCGTCGACGTCACCTCCTACTCACCCTACCCGCCCCTCTCCGTCGGTCTGCGCACCCGCCTCATCCAGCTCGACAACGGTGCCCTGCTCTGGGCCACCGATGAACTGTTCGACGCCGCCCGCGCGGCCACCGCCGCTGGCGCCCGCCGCCACCATTTGCAGGGCGGCCCCGCCCCCGCCGACCTCAGCCCGACCGTTTTACAAAGCCCCGCCCGCTTCGTCGCCTACGCCGCCGATACGCTTGTGGGCACGATTCCCGCTAGGTGA
- a CDS encoding NAD-dependent epimerase/dehydratase family protein: MNLLVTGGCGYIGAPLTQTLLALGHDVTVIDAQWHGCNLPIHPRLNLSLDPLPDLQRIDLASIDAIVHLAGIADPATAATNPELVWSTNVANTTLLLEAAINAGVKHFVHCSAAAIYGNTLEGARTEADLIQTPDLLSKSLLFAERLVQGYRHDLRVDVVRPGLVCGVSPRMRLDLPVNLFTMQALTRGRITVEDPTGSASHTHLRDLVRLFVALLERETLPAGLYNAGFETVNHLDLALRVAHQIPCDLEVAHHGASNASNLDSSRLQKLGFQPTYKIDDAIWEIAAEHRMGRLSDREAFYNRPIAPESQLVA, translated from the coding sequence ATGAATCTCCTCGTTACCGGCGGCTGCGGCTACATCGGCGCCCCCCTCACTCAGACTCTGCTCGCCCTCGGCCATGATGTGACCGTCATCGACGCGCAATGGCATGGTTGCAACCTCCCGATTCATCCGCGGCTCAACCTGTCTCTCGATCCTTTGCCCGATCTGCAGCGCATCGATCTCGCCAGCATTGATGCCATTGTGCACCTCGCCGGAATCGCCGATCCGGCGACTGCCGCGACGAATCCAGAACTCGTCTGGTCCACCAATGTCGCCAACACCACGCTGCTGCTCGAGGCCGCCATCAACGCCGGCGTGAAACACTTCGTGCACTGCAGCGCCGCGGCCATCTACGGAAACACCCTCGAAGGGGCACGCACCGAGGCCGATCTGATTCAGACTCCGGACCTGCTGTCCAAGTCGCTCCTTTTTGCGGAGCGCCTGGTGCAGGGCTACCGTCACGACCTGCGGGTCGACGTGGTGCGGCCCGGTTTGGTCTGCGGCGTCTCGCCGCGCATGCGCCTCGATCTGCCGGTCAACCTCTTCACCATGCAGGCGCTCACCCGCGGCCGCATCACGGTCGAGGATCCGACCGGCTCCGCCAGCCACACCCATCTGCGAGATCTGGTCCGTCTGTTTGTCGCGCTCCTCGAACGCGAAACCCTGCCAGCCGGACTCTACAACGCGGGCTTCGAAACCGTGAACCACCTCGATCTCGCCCTGCGCGTCGCCCACCAGATTCCCTGCGACCTCGAAGTGGCCCACCATGGCGCGTCGAACGCGTCCAACCTGGACAGCTCGCGGCTGCAAAAACTCGGTTTCCAACCCACCTACAAGATCGACGACGCGATCTGGGAAATTGCCGCCGAACACCGCATGGGTCGCCTGTCCGATCGCGAAGCCTTCTACAATCGCCCGATCGCGCCCGAGTCCCAGCTGGTGGCCTGA
- a CDS encoding flagellin, with the protein MAVVINTNTAAAQASNNLAASTSMLQKSLNRLSSGSKIVNPSDDAGGLAVSMKLSAAAKRSGAVQTNIGNAVSFLQTQDGALKVAGKVLDRMSELKTLYSDPTKNSSDLANYDKEFTALQTQLTAVAGEKFNSVSLFGSSSLTVNTTEDQTSASVSMAGRDLTSTGTGVGALTATSVTDLGDINLSDITTAIQNVATFRAENGAEQSRLGFASELVSVNKSNLEAANSRITDVDVAEESTQLARYNTLVQAGTAMLSQANSSAQTALRLLG; encoded by the coding sequence ATGGCAGTGGTAATTAACACCAACACCGCGGCGGCTCAGGCCTCCAACAACCTCGCCGCGTCCACCTCAATGCTGCAAAAGAGCCTCAACCGGCTCTCGAGTGGCTCGAAGATCGTCAACCCTTCTGACGATGCCGGCGGTCTCGCCGTGTCGATGAAGCTCTCCGCCGCCGCGAAACGTTCCGGCGCCGTGCAGACCAACATCGGTAACGCCGTTTCCTTCCTGCAGACTCAGGATGGCGCCCTCAAGGTCGCTGGTAAGGTCCTGGATCGTATGTCCGAGCTCAAGACGCTCTACTCCGATCCGACCAAGAACAGCTCCGACCTCGCCAACTACGACAAGGAGTTCACCGCTCTGCAGACGCAGTTGACCGCGGTCGCTGGCGAAAAGTTCAACAGCGTCAGCCTCTTCGGCTCCAGCTCTTTGACCGTCAACACGACTGAAGATCAGACCTCCGCCTCGGTATCGATGGCCGGCCGCGATCTCACCAGCACCGGCACCGGTGTGGGTGCGCTCACCGCTACTTCGGTGACCGACCTCGGTGACATCAACCTGTCCGACATCACCACCGCGATCCAGAACGTCGCTACGTTCCGCGCCGAAAACGGTGCTGAGCAAAGCCGCCTCGGTTTCGCTTCGGAACTGGTCTCCGTCAATAAGTCCAATCTTGAAGCCGCCAACAGTCGGATCACCGACGTCGACGTGGCCGAGGAATCGACGCAACTCGCTCGATACAACACCTTGGTCCAGGCCGGCACCGCCATGCTTTCGCAGGCGAACAGCTCGGCTCAGACGGCCCTCCGTCTCCTCGGCTAA
- a CDS encoding NAD-dependent epimerase/dehydratase family protein yields the protein MSKSLNLLVTGGCGYVGTPLTQSLLAQGHKVTVVDIQWFGNYLPPHPDLTVIRADIRDIDAVPMEGIDTILHLANVANDPCADLDSKLNWEVNALATMRLVEKAIAHGVGQFIYASSGSVYGVKEEERVTEELSLVPISDYNKTKMVSERVLLSYADKICVNIVRPATVCGVSPRQRLDLSVNILTMSALTKGVITVFGGDQTRPNIHLRDMIRVYHHFLECGREFTGIYNAGFENISIRQIAEMVTKHVPAEIVCTPSNDPRSYRLCSDKLLATGFTPSFCVEDAILEVKAAFEAGLLRDEDNSYNIKTMKRLAVAA from the coding sequence ATGTCTAAATCACTCAACTTGCTTGTTACCGGAGGCTGCGGCTACGTCGGCACCCCGCTCACCCAATCGCTCCTTGCCCAAGGACACAAAGTCACGGTCGTCGACATCCAGTGGTTCGGCAATTACCTGCCGCCGCATCCCGACCTCACCGTCATCCGCGCGGACATTCGCGACATCGATGCGGTCCCGATGGAGGGCATCGACACCATCCTCCACCTCGCCAACGTCGCCAACGACCCCTGCGCCGATCTCGACTCCAAGCTCAACTGGGAGGTCAACGCCCTCGCCACCATGCGCCTGGTCGAGAAAGCCATCGCCCACGGCGTCGGCCAATTCATCTACGCCAGCTCCGGTTCGGTCTACGGCGTGAAGGAAGAGGAGCGCGTCACCGAGGAGCTCTCCCTCGTGCCGATCTCCGACTACAACAAAACCAAGATGGTCTCCGAGCGCGTGCTCCTCAGCTACGCCGATAAGATCTGCGTCAACATCGTGCGCCCCGCCACCGTCTGCGGTGTCTCGCCGCGCCAACGCCTCGATCTTTCGGTCAACATCCTGACCATGTCGGCCCTCACCAAGGGCGTCATCACCGTCTTCGGCGGCGACCAGACCCGCCCCAACATTCACCTGCGCGACATGATTCGCGTCTACCACCACTTCCTCGAGTGCGGTCGCGAGTTCACCGGCATCTACAACGCCGGCTTTGAAAACATCTCCATCCGCCAGATCGCCGAGATGGTCACTAAGCACGTGCCGGCTGAGATCGTCTGCACGCCGTCCAACGACCCGCGCTCCTATCGCCTCTGCTCCGACAAGCTCCTCGCCACCGGCTTCACGCCGTCGTTCTGCGTCGAGGACGCCATCCTCGAAGTCAAAGCCGCCTTCGAAGCCGGTCTGCTGCGCGACGAAGACAACAGCTACAACATCAAGACGATGAAGCGCCTCGCGGTCGCCGCCTGA